The Amycolatopsis sp. 195334CR genome window below encodes:
- a CDS encoding dienelactone hydrolase family protein, producing the protein MTQTHTDDYRRADGRALRLTFAEPDGVVRGGLVVLHEADGVTDGVRFLVSSLAEEGWLAVAPHIYDGAQNGKLTGQDVLAATDITLAWLVERGVQADLLGVVGFDLGGTAALVVASSRKLGAAVSVGGQSSANDLPALVDIAGKLTSPWLGIYGDSGDESGVAEVERLREVAASSKVATNVVRYPGANHRFDADPGAAAEAWQRTLSWFDAHLR; encoded by the coding sequence ATGACGCAAACCCACACCGACGACTACCGGCGCGCCGACGGCCGCGCGCTGCGCCTGACCTTCGCCGAGCCCGACGGCGTGGTCCGCGGCGGACTGGTGGTGCTGCACGAAGCGGACGGCGTCACCGATGGCGTGCGCTTCCTGGTGTCCAGCCTGGCCGAGGAGGGCTGGCTGGCGGTGGCCCCGCACATCTACGACGGCGCCCAGAACGGGAAGCTCACCGGGCAGGACGTGCTCGCCGCCACCGACATCACGCTCGCCTGGCTGGTCGAGCGCGGGGTGCAGGCCGATCTGCTCGGCGTGGTGGGCTTCGACCTCGGCGGCACCGCCGCGCTGGTGGTGGCCTCGAGCCGGAAGCTGGGGGCGGCGGTCAGCGTCGGCGGGCAGTCCTCGGCGAACGACCTGCCCGCGCTGGTGGACATCGCGGGCAAGCTGACCAGTCCGTGGCTCGGCATCTACGGCGACTCCGGCGACGAGAGCGGGGTGGCCGAGGTGGAGCGCCTGCGCGAGGTCGCCGCTTCGTCGAAGGTGGCCACGAACGTGGTCCGCTACCCGGGCGCCAACCACCGGTTCGACGCCGATCCGGGGGCCGCCGCGGAAGCCTGGCAACGCACGTTGAGCTGGTTCGACGCGCATCTGCGCTGA